The DNA region TTCGGCCGCTCCATGGCCTGGATGCTGCGCGCCGCCGGCATCGATCCCGACCGCCGGGGCGGGACGGCGCTGGTCGCCGGGCTCGGCGCCGTGCAGGCGCGGGCGATGCGGGTCTTCCTCGACGACGACAGCGCCGACCTGTCGCGCACCATGGCGGCGCTCGACATCGGGTTGCGCCGGGCCGAGCGCTGGGGCGCGACCTTCTGCCGCTGGACCGGGCGTCGCGGCCCGATGGGGCGCGAGTCCGGCCGGGAGCCTGCCGGATCAGCCACTTAGCGGACCAACGGTCGCATGGCTCCCCGATTTTTTCCCGTCAAGGTTATGCTGCGGCGCAAAATCGCCGTTGACTAACTTTTCATCACTCTGCATAGTCGGGTTCTGAAATGTTGCGTCGCAACATGCCCGGATCCCAAAGATGCGGGCCTCAAACACCGATGCTGGGATGAGAAACTATGACCAAGATCAGCGGTAACCCCTTCCTCGAATTCGATCCGTCGAAGCTGATGGGCGACCTGAAGCTGCCGGGCGTGGACGTCGAGTCCATCGTCGCCAGCCAGCGCAAGAACATCGAGGCGGTGACCGCTGCCAACCAGCTGGCGTTCGAGGGCTTCCAGGCCATCGTCCGCCGTCAGGCCGAGGTGCTGCGCGCCGTCACCGAGGACGTCAACCGCGCCGTCGGCGAGCTGACCGCTGCCGGCACCCCGGAAGAGAAGGCCACCAAGCAGGCCGATCTGGTCAAGAGCGCCTTCGAGCGGTCGCTGGCCAACATCCGCGAGCTGAGCGAGATGGTTGCCAAGTCGAACACCGAGGCCGCCGAGATCCTGACCAAGCGCGTGTCGGAGAGCCTGGACGAGGTCAAGGCCGCCATCACCAAGGCGAAGGCCTGATCCGTCTTCCGGATGTCCCGGTCCGGGACGTCCGAGGCATGACTTTGCGAAGGGGGGTCGCCGTCGGCGGCCCCTTTTCCGTGTGCGCCGCCCGCGCTACCCTGGCCCGACCTTTCACCCTTGCCGGGCCGGTCATGACCAACAGCCAAGACACCATCAGCTACGACGATTTCGCCAAGGTCGATATCCGCGTCGGCACCATCCGCGCCGTGGAGGCCTTCCCGCAGGCGCGCAAGCCGGCCTACAAGCTGACCATCGATTTCGGCGGCGAGATCGGCACCCGGCGCAGCTCGGCCCAGATCACCACCCATTACGCCGCCGAGGCGCTGGTCGGTCGGCAGGTTCTGGCCGTGGTGAATTTCCCGCCCAAGCGGATCGGTCCCTTCACCAGCGAGGTGTTGTGCCTCGGCCTGCCCGATGCCGAGGGCGCGGTGGTGCTGGCCGGTCCCGACCAACCCGTGCCGGACGGCGCGCGGCTGTTCTGACCGGGCAATAAAAATACTCTCACGGATTGAAGTAATTGCGCCCACGCATCGCGACAAGCGGTCGCATGGTTTGCGTGTATTTTAAATTAATCCCCTCTAACGGGGATGGCATAGTGCGGCGCGAATAGGATTTCGGCTCTGCAACATGCTCTCCCGGTGGATGGTTTCGATGGACGCTCTGCGCGGCTTTGTCGGTCGGCTTTCGATTTCAACGAAAGTCACTGTGTTGAATCTTGTCGGTATGCTCGTCCTCAGCACGGCGATCCTGTTCGCGATCGGGCAGGTCATCGTCCGTGACCTGGAACGGCAGGCGATCGAGATGCAGCGCCTCAGCATCGACATCGCGTGGTCGTCGCTGCAGGAGCGAGGCGGCCGCTTCGCCGTCGCCGACGGCAAGCTGACGCTGGACGGCGTCGCGATGAACGGCGACACCGCCATGGTCGACCGGATCAAGCGCATCACCGGCGGCACCGCCACCCTGTTCCTCGGCGACCGCCGCATCGCCACCAACGTCATGAACGCCGACGGCAGCCGCGCCGTCGGCACCACGCTGGCCGAGGGGCCGGCCTATGAGTCGGTGCTGCGCCGCGGCATCCCCTTCCGCGGCATGGTCGACATCCTGGGCGAGCCCTATTACGCCGCCTATGATCCGATCAAGGATGCCGGGGGTGCTACGGTCGGCATCCTCTATGTCGGCATCCGCAAGGCGGAGGTGTTCAAGACCTTCGACGACAGCATGCGCTTCGCCACCATGCTGGTGGTGCTCTGCGCGCTGGTGCTGGCGGTGCCCGGCTATGTCGCATCGAGGCGGCTGCTGCGGCCGCTGGGGCAGCTCAGCGGGGTGATGACCGCCCTGTCCTCCGGCGACCTGTCCGCCGCGGTGGCCGGGACCGCGCGGCTGGACGAGATCGGCGCGATGTCGCGCTCCGTCCTGGTCTTCCGCGACGGCATGGCCGAGGCGGAGCGGCTGCGCGCCGAGCAGGAGCACCAGCGCATCCAGGGCGAGGCGATGAAGCGCCGGGCGCTGCAGTCGATGGCCGACACGGTGGAGCAGGAGAGCCGCGGCGCGGTGGAGCGGGTCGCCGCCCGCACCCAGGAGATGGACCACAATGCCGGCGCCATGGCGCAATCGGCGGCGCTGGTCGGGGCCAATGCCCAGAATGTCGCCGCCGCCGCGGCCCAGGCGCTTAGCAACGCCCAGGCGGTCGCGTCGGCCGCCGAGCAGCTGTCGGCCTCGATCGAGGAGATCGGCTTCCAGGTCGGCCATGCCGCCGGCGTCACCCGGTCCGCCGTCGCCGCCAGCAACCGGACCGAATCCACCATCGAATCGCTGTCGTCGGCGGTCGGCCGCATCGGCGACGTCGCCGAACTGATCCAGGGCATCGCCGCGCAGACCAACCTGCTGGCGCTCAACGCCACCATCGAGGCGGCGCGGGCGGGGGAGGCGGGGAAGGGCTTCGCCGTCGTCGCCAACGAGGTGAAGACCCTCGCCAACCAGACCTCGAGCTCGACCGGCGAGATCTCGCGCCTGATCGCCGAGATCCAGGCGGTCACCGCCCGCAGCGTGGCGGAGGTGCGCGAGATCAGCCGGACCATCGGCGAGATCGACGCCATCTCCGGCACGGTGGCGGCGGCGGTGGAACAGCAGGCGGCGGCGACCCAGGAGATCTCGCGCAACGTCGGCCAGACCGCCGGTGCCGCGACCGACGTGTCGACCCGCATCGACGAGGTGTCGCGCGAGGCCGCCGTCACCGGGCAGCGCGCCGACCAGCTGCGCAGCGGCGCGTCCGACGTCACCCACAGCATCGACGAGCTGATGCATGTGCTGGTGCGCGCGGTGCGCACGGCGACCGAGGATGTCGACCGCCGCCACCTGCCGCGCTATCGCGTCGAGGCCCCCTGCATGATCGAGGCGCCGGACGGCGGCAGGGGGGGCCGGCTGTCGGTCCGCCTGCTCGACATTTCCCGCCACGGCGCGGCCCTGGCCGAGGCCGACGCCGTCGGGGCGCGTGGAACGCTGCTGTTCGACGGCCTGGGCGTGGCCCTGCCGTTCGAGGCGTTCACCCGGGAGGAGGGGGTAGTGCGCGTCCGCTTTCGTCTGGCCGAGATCGACCGTCCGGCCTTCGACGCCCGCTTCGACCGCTTCGAGGAAGCGATGGCGGGACGCCGGATCGCGGCTTGAAGGGAGCGGCGCGGCCGGGGGGCGTCAGACCCCGGCGCGGCGCGTGGCGGCGGCGTGGATGTGCGGCGGCGTCACCCCGCCGTGGGCCTGTTCCAGCGCGCCCTGCTGGCGGGCGGCGAAGACGCCGGCTTCCGTGCGGTTGCGGAAATGCAACTTGGACAGCACGCTGCGCACCATCGACTTGATGACCGCTTCCGACAGGTCCAGCGCGTTGGCGATCGTCCGGTTGTTCATGCCCTCGCCCAGCAGGCGCAGGGTCTCGAATTCCGGATCGGACAGGCGCGGCAGCAGGGTCAGCCGGATCTCGTCCACGCCAAGGCGGGACAGGAACTGCTTGGGCATCAGGCAATGCCCCTCCAGCCCGAGGTCCAGCAGCTCGTTGATGCGGTCGACGTTCAGGTCCTCGAAGACCCAGGCGTCGGCGAAGGCCAGGATGTGGGCCGCGTCCAGCAGCTCGCGCGACGACAGCACCACGACGATGCGCGACCGGCGCGACAACCGAAGATAGACCATCGGCTCGTTCTCACGGAGCGCGGTGAACTGCTGCAGGCCGATCAGGATCGCATCGGGCGTCAGCGCGCTCTGGGTCAGCTCCCCGATGTCGTGGAGGACCGTCACGCGGTGGCGGCCTCCGCGGTCGAGCTGCTGCACCACGGTCTCGGTGAGCGCGTTGTTGTCGAGGATCAGGCAGACATGCATGGGGGTCACCGCGTTGCGGGTCTGGTGAGATGCTTTCTCATGGGCGTACTCATGGTGTGTGTGCATGGGTCAGCTCTGTCTGGAGGAGGCATCCACGGCCGGCCCAAGTGGGGGCGTCGCCGCCTGCGTCAAGGGGTTGAGAAGGAAACCGGCCGGTCGGCCCAGGCACGTCGTAGAGGAACCGATAGGGGCATCGAAGTATTTCCGGTCGAATTCACGGTTCGCGGTGGAAATCCCGCCGGGCTGGGTTTCGGAGCGGAAGTCCTGGTCGCACCGCGTGATTTAGAAATGAATGGTGCTCCGCGTAAATCAGGCGAAGGATGATCAGCCAAGATCGCTTGTCGTCTCCTTGTTGGTCGCCCCAGGTTTCGAAACGGTAACACCTATGGAATGATGTGTGCTGGCCGGGTCACAGGGGAATGCGCGTTGGTACAGGCATCCTTCAGGGCTATCCGTTCGGTTTGGCCGCCGGTTTTTCCTCCTCGCTTGCGCGGTCGATTCGGGATTATCGGGGTTGCTGCCACACGAACGGCGCAAAGATGGCAAGGTTCCAAGAACTTCCCTGTCGCTATTGGAGATGAGGGCGCCCTTTCCGAATGATCCGGATGGGCGGAACCGATAACTCCATTCGCGCATGCAACACACACTATGACTTTCGGCAGGGGCAATGCTTGCGCGTCCCATGACCTATGGGGCCGCGCGCGGATGTATCGTCCTCGAATGACCTATGGCCCTTGTCCGGATACAGGGTCTCTTCCGATCGTGGTATCAGGTACCCAACACAGCGAATACCGGTCAACAACGGCAGACGGCCTTCGGGCAGAGCCGGTGGTAGGCCGGACAGCAAAGCGACCATCAAGCAAAGCGACCATCGAGCCGAAGAATGCGGTGTGTGGGGCGATCCGGGTGCCGTGGGGGCGCTTCGGGCGACATCGACAGGAGCCCTGCAAAGGGCCGGCGAGCGAGGATGACGGGGACAATGAAGATTCTGATCGGGGACGACCATCTGCTGTTCCGGGAAGGCCTGCGGCGGTTGCTCGAGCAGTTGCAGGGCGAGGCCAGCTTCGTCGAGGCCGGCACCTTCGACGAGGTGCTGAACCAGTGCCGCGCCGGCATGACCTTCGACATCATCCTGATGGACCTCCATATGCCGAACTGGCCGGGCTTCGACGGCCTGCGCGAGATCCAGGCGCTGCAGCCGGGCGTTCCGGTCGTGGTCGTTTCCGCGTCCGAGGCGCTGGGCGACATCCGCGGCGCGCTCGACCATGGCGCGACCGGCTACATTCCGAAATCCAGCAGCGTGAAGGTGATGATGGGCGCCCTGAACCTCGTGTTCTCGGGTGGCATCTATCTGCCGCCGGGCGCGCTGACCGCCAGCATGGACGCCGCGCCGCGTCGCCGTTCGATCGAGATCACCGACCGCAATGCCGGCTACGGCCTGACCCAGCGTCAGCGCGAGGTGCTGGAATGCCTGCGGCTGGGCAAGTCGAACAAGCAGATCGCCTATGAGCTGGGCCTGTCGGAAGGCACGGTGAAGATCCACGTCACCGCGATCTTCAAGTCGCTGGGCGTCAAGAACCGGACCCAGGCGGTCATCGCCGCCGCCGCCATGTCGGCCTGAGCGGGGCGGCCTGAGCGGGTCGGCCTAAGCGGATCTGCCTTACTGGATCTGCCTGACCGGGTCGGCGTTACGGGGCCGTCCTGAGATCCGGCATGGGCAAGCGAACGGGCCGCGGGGATGTCCTCCCCGCGGCCCGTTTTCGTGTGCGCATGCCGGAAAGTCGGGCAACGGGGGCGCCGGCCGTGCCCTCGCTCTTGACCCGGCGGGTAGGCCGATGCTATCCGCCCCTCTTGATCTCGTGGAATCGTCCGTCCGGTCCGCCGGCCGGCGCGGTTCCGCCTGACCCGCGCCGCCATCCGGGCCGTGCGCGACGCCGCCACCGCAGGGATGCCACCGCAGCGCCATGAGCGATATTTTCCGCGAAGTCGACGAGGATCTGCGCCGGGACCGCGCGGAGCATCTGTTCAAGAAATATGGCGGCGCCATGATCGCCGCCGCCGTCCTTGTCGTGGCCGGAACCGGCGGCTACAGCTTCTGGCGCCATTTCCAGGCGCAGAAGAAGGAGGAACAGACTGCGGCGCTGGTTACCGCCATCGCTGCGAGCGCCCAAGGGCCGGAGAAGGGTGTCGAGGCGCTGGCCGCCTTCGCCGGATCGGCCGACCCCAGCCTCGCCGCCATCGCCCAGTTCAACGCCGCCGCGCTGATGATCCGGCAAGGCAAGCCGGCCGACGCCGCCGCCGTCTATGACGGCATCGCCGGCAACGCGTCCGTCTCCGCCCAGTACCGCGACCTCGCCACCCTGATGGCGGTGATGCAGCGGGCCGAGGACGGCGACGCCGCGCAGCTGACCGCCCGGCTGCAGCCGCTGACCGCCGACGCCAGCCCCTGGCGCTTCAGCGCGCGCGAGCTGACTGCGATGCTGGCCGCGCGTGCCGGCGACACTGAAAAGGCCCGCACGCTCTACAGGCAGCTTGCGGACGACCAGCAGGCGCCGTCCGGCGTGCGCAGCCGCGCCGCCGATCTCGCCTCCCTCTACGGCAAGGGCTGACCCAACGCCATGACGACCGATAAGGCGAAAGCCACCATGCCGGCGGGCGGCAAGACCCGCAATCGGCCCCGCACCCTCCGCCGCACCGCGTTGCTGTCGGCCTCGCTGCTCGCCGTCCTGCTCGGCGGCTGCGACACCGTGGACAGCTGGTTCGGCAAGACGGCGGAACCGCCGCTGCCGGGCAAGCGCCTCGCCATCCTCCAGCGTGAGCGCAAGGTCGAGCCGGACGCCCAGCTGGCGGGCGTCGCCGTCACCGTGCCGGCGCAGACCGTCAATGCCGCCTGGTCGCAGCCGGGCGGCACCACCGACCATGCGCTGGGCAACCTCGCTTTGTCTGCCACCCCGTCCGACGCCTGGCGTGCCGACATCGGCTCGGGCTCCAGCAGCTCGCGGGCGCTGCTCGGCACCCCGGTGATCGCCGACGGGCGCATCTTCGCGATGGACGCCGACTCGCACGTCTCGGCCCTGAACGAGCGCAGCGGGCAGTCGTTGTGGCGGGTCGACACCCGGCCGGAGAACGAACGCGGCGGCGCCACCGGCGGCGGCGTCGCCTATGCGGACGGCCGGCTCTATGCCGCCACCGGCTTCGCCGAGGTGCTGGCGATGGAACCCGCCACCGGCAAGGTGCTGTGGCGCAAGCGGATCGCCGGCCCGGTGCGCGGCGCCCCGACCGTCGCGGGCGGGCGGGTGCTGGTCGTCACGCTGGACAACCAGCTGCTGGCGCTGTCGACCGACGACGGTGCCGTCCAATGGTCGCACCAGGGCATCCTGGAGAGTGCCGGCCTGCTCGGCGCCGCCAGCCCGGCGGCGACCGGCACGCTGGTCGTCGCCCCCTATTCGTCGGGCGAGCTGTTCGGCCTCCGTCCGGAGAACGGTCGCGTCGCCTGGCAGGACAGCCTTGCGGCAATTCGCCGCACCGGCGCGCTCAGCGCCCTTGCCGACATCCGCGGGCTGCCGGTGATCGACCGCGGCGCCGTCTATGCCATCGGCCATTCCGGCCGCATGGTCGCCATCGACGAGCGCATCGGCAACCGCATCTGGGAGACCGAGATCGGCGGCGTCAACACGCCCTGGCTGGCCGGCGACTTCCTGTTCACCGTCACCAACGACCAGGAGGTCGTCGCGGTCGCCCGCCAGACCGGCCGGATCCGCTGGGTGGCGCCACTCGCCCGCTACAAGGATCCCGAGGACAGGACCGGCGCCATCGTCTGGTCCGGCCCGGTTCTGGCCGGCAACCGGCTGTGGGTGGCGGGCTCCAACGGCCAGCTGCTCGGCCTGTCGCCGTCGGATGGCCGGGTGGAGGTGACGCGCTCGCTTCCCGCCGGCTCCTACTTGTCGCCGGTCGTCGCCAACAACACTCTTTATGTGCTTTGCGACAACGGAACGCTCGCTGCGTTCCGTTGATCGCGGATTTCCTCCGTCTGTTGTGAAAGGCCTTTGGCCCCATGTCGTTCACCGTGGTCCTCGTCGGTCGGCCGAATGTCGGCAAATCGACCCTCTTCAACCGTCTGGCCGGCAAGAAGCTGGCCCTGGTGGACGATACGCCGGGCGTCACCCGTGACTGGCGCTCGGCCCCGGCCCATGTCGGCGGCCTGTCCTTCACCGTCGTCGACACCGCCGGGCTGGAGGACGTGACCGACGACAGCCTGGAGGCGCGGATGCGCCGCCAGACCGAGCAGGCGCTGGCCCGCGCCGACGTCGCTCTGTTCATCATCGACGCGCGCGCCGGCATCACGCCGCTCGACCGCCATTTCGCCAACCTGCTGCGCCGGGGCAAGACCCCGGTCCTGCTGGTCGCCAACAAGACCGAGGGCAAGGCCGGCCAGCCCGGCATGTTCGAGGCCTACGAGCTGGGCCTGGGCGACCCGATCCCGCTGTCGGCCGAGCATGGCGAGGGCATGGCCGATCTGGTCGAGGCGCTGCTGCCCTACGCCCCGCCCGACGACGATGCGGTGGAGGAGCGGGCCGACGACGGCTTCGATCCCAGCATCCCGATCGGCGACCAGCCGGAGCCGGAGGAGGACCGCAGCAAGCCGATCCAGATCGCCATCGTCGGCCGTCCGAACGTCGGCAAGTCGACGCTGCTGAACGGCCTGCTCGGCGAGGAGCGTGTGCTGACCGGCCCCGAGGCCGGCATGACCCGTGACGCCATCGCCGTCGATTGGGAGTGGCGCGACCGCCGCTTCAAGCTGGTCGACACCGCCGGCATGCGCCGCCGCGCCCGCGTCGACGAGAAGGTCGAGAAGCTGGCGGTCGCCGACAGCCTGCGGGTCATCCGCATGGCCAATGTCGTGATTCTGGTGGTCGATGCCGGCGCGATCCTCGACAAGCAGGATCTGACCATCGCCCGGCTGGTGATCTCCGAAGGCCGCGCGCTGGTGATCGCCATCAACAAGTGGGACACGGTGGACGACCGGGCGATGGCGCTGCGCCAGGTCGAGGACAAGCTCGAATCGACGCTCGGCTACATCAAGGGCGTGAAGGTCGTCACCATCTCGGCGCTGAAGGGGCACAAGCTCGACACGCTGCTGGACGGGGTGCTGGAGACCTACACCATCTGGAACCGCCGGATTCCGACCTCCCAGCTGAACCGCTGGATGGAGGGGGTGCTGGAGCATCATCCGCCGCCCCTGGTCGAGGGCCGCCGGGTGAAGATCCGCTATGTGACCCAGGTGAAATCGCGCCCGCCGACCTTCGCGCTGTTCGTGAACAAGCCGCTGGACCTGCCGGAGAGCTACCAGCGCTATCTGACCACGCATCTGCGCGACAGCTTCGAGATGCCCGGCGTGCCGGTGCGCCTGCTGCTGCGCAAGGGCAAGAACCCCTACGCCGACGAGTGAGCGGGCAGGGGGGCGTCGCTGACGATGCCCCCATCCTCCCCATGCTTCGCATGGGTCCCCTCCTTCCCCCGCTTCGCAGGGGAAGGCATTCCCCTCCCGCCCAACCACTTGTTCCCTCCCCCGCCCAGCGGGGGAGGGTTAGGGAGGGGGCAGGGCGTTCCCCGGCTCCCAGCCCTCCGGCGCCATGGTGAAGCCGGCGAACTCGAAGGCCGGCGCCACGGTGCAGCTCACCAGCGACCAGCCGTCCGGCTCCTCCGCCAAGCTGCGCGCCGCCTGCCACGCCCCGACCGGCACCACCGCCTGCGGCCTCTCGCCGCCCTCGATGTCCAGCCCGAGCCGGTGCCGCTCCACCGCGCCGCAATCCTCATGCACCGACAGCTCCAGCGGCGCCCCGCCGTGCCACAGCCAGATCTCGACGGCATCCACCCGGTGCCAGTGCGACCGCTCGCCCGCCCGCAGCAGGAAATAGATCGCCGTCACCGCGCCCCGGCCGCCCTCCGCCGGTGCCCGGTAGGTCTCGGCATAGCTGCCGCCCTCGGGGTGCGGCTGCAATCCCAGCAGCCCGATCAGCCGCTCGGCGGGCAAGGGCAGGGAAGGCGCGGCGCCCGTCATCGGACGGCCCGCGCCGCCATGCCCAGCCCCTCGCGCAGCTCCGGCACCAGCATGGCGCCCAGCATCGCGATCACCGGCAGCAGGGCGAAGTCGCCGTTGGCGGCGGCGTCGATCAGCGCGCGGGTGCTGTGCAGCTCGATCCGCATCTCCTCCAGATCGCCGCTGTCGGGCTCCGCCACCTTGCGGGCACCGCGCGCGTGGAACATGTGGCAGGTGCTGCCGCGGAAATTGGCGCCGACCACGAAGCCGCCCAGCGCCGTCCAGTCGTCGGCGGCATAGCCGGTCTCCTCCAGCAGCTCGCGCTTGGCGGCGGCCAGCGGCTCCTCGCCGGGCTCGATGGCGCCGGCCGGGAAGGTCAGGCTGACCCGGCGCGGGCCGTGCTTGTAGCTGCGCAGCATCACCACCTGGCCGTCCGCCGTCTCGACGAACATCAGGGCATAGTCGGGCTGGTCGAGCTGATAGAAGCTGTCGACGGTGCGGCCGTCCGGCAGCTGCACCGTCTCCGCCCGCACCTTCAGGTAGGGGCTGGCGTCCAGCAGCTCGCGGCTGTCCAGCACCGCCCAGGGCTTCAGCTCGTCGCTCATGTGGCGGCTCCGTAGGGCGGTTGCGTGTGGCCGGCCGGAGAGAGGGTGAAGATCTCGCAGCCCTCCTCGGTGATGCCGATCTGGTGTTCGAACTGGGCCGACAGCGAGCGGTCGCGCGTCACCGTGGTCCAGCCGTCGGACAGGATCTTCACCTCGGCCCGGCCGGCGTTGATCATCGGCTCCACCGTGAAGACCATGCCGGGGCGCAGCTCGACCCCCGTGCCGGGCTTGCCGAAATGGTCGACATGCGGCGCGTCGTGGAACACCTGCCCGATGCCGTGCCCGCCGAAATCGCGCACGACGGAGCAGCGCGCCGCCTCCGCCATGGTCTGGATGGCGTGGCCGATGTCGCCCAGATGGTTGCCGGGCTTGGCCTGCGCGATGCCGGCCATCATGCAGCGATATGTCAGGTCGACCAGCTTGCGCGCCTTGACCCCGACCTTCTCGCCGACGAAATACATCCGGCTGCTGTCGCCGTACCAGCCGTCGAGGATGACGGTGACGTCGATGTTGACGATGTCGCCGTCCACCAGCTTCTTGTCATCGCTCGGGATGCCGTGGTTGACGACATGGTTGGGCGAGATGCAGCTGCAGGCCGGATAGCCCTGGTAGCCGAGCGTCGCCGGAATGCCGCCGCGGTCGCGCTGGAACGTTTCGATCAGCGTGTCGAGCCGGCCGGTGCTGACGCCCGGCACCACGAAGGGCGTGATGTAATCCAGCGTCTCGGCCGCCAGCCGGCAGGCCTTGCGCAGCGCCTCGAACCCTTCCGGACCGTGCAACACGATCCGCCTGCCGTCCTTTTCCATCAAACCCTCATCCGTCACGAAATCCGCTTTCCAATCTCTTTCCCCCCTCTCCCCCCCGGGGAGAGGGACGGGGTGAGGGGGAGGCATGGCGTGAATTCTCGGTGAAGGGCCGCCACGCTTCCCCCTCACCCTAACCCTCTCCCCGGGGGGGAGAGGGGACTCTTCCTCTCAACGTCCGTCCGATCTGCGGCCGGCCCAGCAAGCTATCACGCCGCGGGTCTGAAAAAAGCCCCTGCATGGCCAACCTGCAAGCATAGGATTCGCCGGGCCGGCTTGCTATATGTGGTCCGCCTTATCCCCATCGGACTACCAGACCTTTGGCGAAGCCCACCACCCGATATGTCTGCCAGGCCTGCGGCGCCTCCTTCCCCAAATGGGCGGGAAAGTGCGACGCCTGCGGCGAATGGAACAGCCTGGTCGAGGAGGCGGCGCCCGATGCCGCGCCCAAGGGGCTGGGATCGGCCCGCGGCCGGCGCATCGAGTTCGTCGGCCTGCACGGCTCCAGCGAGGCGCCGCCGCGGCGGATGACCGGCATCGCCGAGTTCGACCGGGTGTGCGGCGGCGGGCTGGTCCCCGGCTCGGCCATCCTGATCGGCGGCGATCCCGGCATCGGCAAATCCACCCTGCTGCTCCAGGCGGTGGCCCGGCTGGCGCAGGACCACCGCTGCGCCTACGTCTCGGGCGAGGAGGCGGTGGACCAGGTGCGGCTGCGCGCCCAGCGGCTCGGCTGCGCCACCGCTCCGGTCGATCTGGCCTCGGCGACCAGCGTGCGCGACATCGTCGCCTCGCTCGACGACGCCAAGGGTCCGGAGATCATCGTCATCGATTCGATCCAGACCATGTACATGGACAATCTGGACAGCGCCCCCGGCACCGTCGCCCAGGTCCGCGCCAGCGCGCAGGAGCTGATCCGCATCGCCAAGCGGCGCGGCGTCGTGCTGCTGCTGGTCGGTCATGTCACCAAGGAGGGCATGATCGCCGGTCCCCGCGTGCTGGAGCACATGGTCGACACGGTGCTCTATTTCGAGGGCGAGCGCGGCCACCAGTTCCGCATCCTGCGCGCGGTGAAGAACCGCTTCGGCCCGACCGACGAGATCGGCGTGTTCGAGATGGGCGACGCCGGGTTGGGCGAG from Azospirillum thiophilum includes:
- a CDS encoding response regulator transcription factor; translation: MHTHHEYAHEKASHQTRNAVTPMHVCLILDNNALTETVVQQLDRGGRHRVTVLHDIGELTQSALTPDAILIGLQQFTALRENEPMVYLRLSRRSRIVVVLSSRELLDAAHILAFADAWVFEDLNVDRINELLDLGLEGHCLMPKQFLSRLGVDEIRLTLLPRLSDPEFETLRLLGEGMNNRTIANALDLSEAVIKSMVRSVLSKLHFRNRTEAGVFAARQQGALEQAHGGVTPPHIHAAATRRAGV
- a CDS encoding response regulator transcription factor, which codes for MKILIGDDHLLFREGLRRLLEQLQGEASFVEAGTFDEVLNQCRAGMTFDIILMDLHMPNWPGFDGLREIQALQPGVPVVVVSASEALGDIRGALDHGATGYIPKSSSVKVMMGALNLVFSGGIYLPPGALTASMDAAPRRRSIEITDRNAGYGLTQRQREVLECLRLGKSNKQIAYELGLSEGTVKIHVTAIFKSLGVKNRTQAVIAAAAMSA
- a CDS encoding tRNA-binding protein — encoded protein: MTNSQDTISYDDFAKVDIRVGTIRAVEAFPQARKPAYKLTIDFGGEIGTRRSSAQITTHYAAEALVGRQVLAVVNFPPKRIGPFTSEVLCLGLPDAEGAVVLAGPDQPVPDGARLF
- the der gene encoding ribosome biogenesis GTPase Der — its product is MSFTVVLVGRPNVGKSTLFNRLAGKKLALVDDTPGVTRDWRSAPAHVGGLSFTVVDTAGLEDVTDDSLEARMRRQTEQALARADVALFIIDARAGITPLDRHFANLLRRGKTPVLLVANKTEGKAGQPGMFEAYELGLGDPIPLSAEHGEGMADLVEALLPYAPPDDDAVEERADDGFDPSIPIGDQPEPEEDRSKPIQIAIVGRPNVGKSTLLNGLLGEERVLTGPEAGMTRDAIAVDWEWRDRRFKLVDTAGMRRRARVDEKVEKLAVADSLRVIRMANVVILVVDAGAILDKQDLTIARLVISEGRALVIAINKWDTVDDRAMALRQVEDKLESTLGYIKGVKVVTISALKGHKLDTLLDGVLETYTIWNRRIPTSQLNRWMEGVLEHHPPPLVEGRRVKIRYVTQVKSRPPTFALFVNKPLDLPESYQRYLTTHLRDSFEMPGVPVRLLLRKGKNPYADE
- a CDS encoding methyl-accepting chemotaxis protein, producing the protein MLVLSTAILFAIGQVIVRDLERQAIEMQRLSIDIAWSSLQERGGRFAVADGKLTLDGVAMNGDTAMVDRIKRITGGTATLFLGDRRIATNVMNADGSRAVGTTLAEGPAYESVLRRGIPFRGMVDILGEPYYAAYDPIKDAGGATVGILYVGIRKAEVFKTFDDSMRFATMLVVLCALVLAVPGYVASRRLLRPLGQLSGVMTALSSGDLSAAVAGTARLDEIGAMSRSVLVFRDGMAEAERLRAEQEHQRIQGEAMKRRALQSMADTVEQESRGAVERVAARTQEMDHNAGAMAQSAALVGANAQNVAAAAAQALSNAQAVASAAEQLSASIEEIGFQVGHAAGVTRSAVAASNRTESTIESLSSAVGRIGDVAELIQGIAAQTNLLALNATIEAARAGEAGKGFAVVANEVKTLANQTSSSTGEISRLIAEIQAVTARSVAEVREISRTIGEIDAISGTVAAAVEQQAAATQEISRNVGQTAGAATDVSTRIDEVSREAAVTGQRADQLRSGASDVTHSIDELMHVLVRAVRTATEDVDRRHLPRYRVEAPCMIEAPDGGRGGRLSVRLLDISRHGAALAEADAVGARGTLLFDGLGVALPFEAFTREEGVVRVRFRLAEIDRPAFDARFDRFEEAMAGRRIAA
- a CDS encoding tetratricopeptide repeat protein, with the protein product MSDIFREVDEDLRRDRAEHLFKKYGGAMIAAAVLVVAGTGGYSFWRHFQAQKKEEQTAALVTAIAASAQGPEKGVEALAAFAGSADPSLAAIAQFNAAALMIRQGKPADAAAVYDGIAGNASVSAQYRDLATLMAVMQRAEDGDAAQLTARLQPLTADASPWRFSARELTAMLAARAGDTEKARTLYRQLADDQQAPSGVRSRAADLASLYGKG
- a CDS encoding cupin domain-containing protein produces the protein MTGAAPSLPLPAERLIGLLGLQPHPEGGSYAETYRAPAEGGRGAVTAIYFLLRAGERSHWHRVDAVEIWLWHGGAPLELSVHEDCGAVERHRLGLDIEGGERPQAVVPVGAWQAARSLAEEPDGWSLVSCTVAPAFEFAGFTMAPEGWEPGNALPPP
- a CDS encoding phasin family protein → MTKISGNPFLEFDPSKLMGDLKLPGVDVESIVASQRKNIEAVTAANQLAFEGFQAIVRRQAEVLRAVTEDVNRAVGELTAAGTPEEKATKQADLVKSAFERSLANIRELSEMVAKSNTEAAEILTKRVSESLDEVKAAITKAKA
- a CDS encoding PQQ-like beta-propeller repeat protein, yielding MTTDKAKATMPAGGKTRNRPRTLRRTALLSASLLAVLLGGCDTVDSWFGKTAEPPLPGKRLAILQRERKVEPDAQLAGVAVTVPAQTVNAAWSQPGGTTDHALGNLALSATPSDAWRADIGSGSSSSRALLGTPVIADGRIFAMDADSHVSALNERSGQSLWRVDTRPENERGGATGGGVAYADGRLYAATGFAEVLAMEPATGKVLWRKRIAGPVRGAPTVAGGRVLVVTLDNQLLALSTDDGAVQWSHQGILESAGLLGAASPAATGTLVVAPYSSGELFGLRPENGRVAWQDSLAAIRRTGALSALADIRGLPVIDRGAVYAIGHSGRMVAIDERIGNRIWETEIGGVNTPWLAGDFLFTVTNDQEVVAVARQTGRIRWVAPLARYKDPEDRTGAIVWSGPVLAGNRLWVAGSNGQLLGLSPSDGRVEVTRSLPAGSYLSPVVANNTLYVLCDNGTLAAFR